Below is a window of Humulus lupulus chromosome 2, drHumLupu1.1, whole genome shotgun sequence DNA.
AAGATAGGAAGACTCTATGGCAAAATCTGGTGCAGCTTAAATTTCCTGTTTCATCATGGTTAATTCTTGGGGATTTTAACTCAGTCTTTAATGTTGATGACAGAAATGGAAGGAATCCCATTACGCAAAATGAAATGGTTGACTCTAATCAATGGTTAGCTCAGAATCATGTTGAAGCTCTCAAAATTCATGGTTCGAGTTTCACTTGGACTAACAACCAAGCTGGCACCAATTGAATCTATTCCAAGATAGATCATGTATTTGTCAATGAAGAGTGGCGTGATCACTTTCCTAACACTGCAGCTCGTTTTAGTTGGGAAGTAATCTCAGATCATTGTTCATGTGTTGTTTCAGCTACAGCTACAGAGGCTATTGGGATTAAACCATTTCGGTATTACAATTTCTGGGCTGATCATCACGATTTCAAGACCATAGTGGAGCAAAATTGGAAGAGACCGATGGCTACTAGAGGACTAAAAGGGGTCTACTTAAAACTTATGAGAGTAAAGCATTGCCTCAAGAAATTTAATCATGAAGTGATTGGTGATATTGGGAAAAGTTATCAGGAAGCTAAAGCTTGTTACAGTGAGGCTAAATATCAGGCACAATCTCATCCGAGAGACATGAATTACCAGGATCAAGAAGCTATAGCAGCTGCTAATTTTGATACTCAAGAGAAAATGTACCATAAGTTTCTCAGACAGAGGAGCAAAATTACTTGGCTGCAAAAAGGAGATTCCAATACCTCTTATTTTCATGCTTGtctgaagaagaggaaaatggaaAACAGAATTAAAACATTCATTACAGACCAAGGTATGATTAATGAGAATTTTCCTGAAGTTGTGAAGCATTTTCTCAATCATTTCCGCAGCAATATGGGCAGCAGTAGTATTGTCAATACCAGATTAAACTTGATTTGTATTGAGCAGGGATCTAAGCTATCTTTAGATTAGCAACTTGGTTTGCTGAAACCTTTCTCGTATAAGGAAATAAAAAGAGCGATTTTTAGTATTCCTGATACAAAGTCACCAGGACCCGATGGGTTTGGATCTGGTTTTTTCAAGAGAATGTGGTCTGTTATAGGGGGAGAAATCTGTGCTGCAATTTCTAATTTCTTTGAGACAGGACTCATGCCACCTGAATTTCATAATACAATGATTTCTCTTATCCCTAAACAAGAGAATCCGGCTAAAGCTATAGATTACAGGCCTATTACTTGTTGTTCAACGATATACAAGTGCATATCTAAACTGCTGTGCTCTAGACTTGCAACAGACCTTCCTTCCCTGGTTCATCAAGGTGCTTTTGTCCAAGGGAGATCTATTGCTCACAATGTGATGATTCTCCAAGACATCTTGAAGAACTATAGGAGGAAAAACACTTCTCCTCGCTGTACAATCAAGATTGATATCAGTAAGGCATATGATACTGTGGATTGGAATTTTGTAGAAGATCTGCTTAATGCTTTAAACATTCCTGGTAGATTTGTTCAGCTGGTGATGATTTGTATCAAAAGCTCATCCTACTCTCTTCTTATGAATGGTAGAATTCAAGGTGGTTTTCAAGGTGTtaagggtcttcgtcaaggtgatCCTTTATCTCCTTTAATATTTGTTCTGATTATGGATTATCTAACGAGAAGTCTTCTTCATGCTGCTCAAGACTCTAAGTTCAGATATCATCCTCTTTGCAAAAGTTTGAAGTTAATAAACTTATGCTTTGCGGATGACTTGATTCTTCTCAGCAAAGGGTCCAAACAGTCCATAAAAGTTCTTAAAGAGGTCTTGGATGGTTTCAGCAATACTATTGGGCTCCATGTCAATGTTAATAAATCTCAAATATTCTTTGGAGGGGTTGATCCCAGGGAGAAGGGGGAGATCATTAGGGATCTTGGTTTGGCTGAAGGTGCATTTCCTTTAAAGTACTTAGGGGTGCCTTTAAGACCAACTAAATGGAAAGCTGAAGATTGTgggattattattaaaaaaatcaaaatgagaCTTCACACTTGGGGAAGTAGGCACTTATCTTTTGCTGGAAAAATTCAACTAATTCATTCAATATTACTTGGTCTTCGAAATTATTGGATGAGTACTTTCATCCTTCCTCAAAGTGTTTCTAAAGAGATCGAGAAACTATGTAGAGGTTTCCTTTGGGGAATGAACGGGAACAGAAGAAGAATTCATGTGGCCTCTTGGGAGAAATTTTGCCTTCCCAAACCTTATGGTGGTCTCGGGTTTAAAGAAGGGACCAAATGGAATCAAACTATCCTAGCTAAATACATTTTGGCTATCAATGAGAAGAGAGATTTACTGTGGGTTAAGTGGGTGAACTCTGTTTATCTCAAGGGGGTATCCATTTGGTCTTATGAGTTAAAGTTGGACACCAGCTGGTATTGGCGCAAACTATGTCGACTGAGACAAAAGTTTTCCATTTCTGAGATTTTGAAGGCAGGTAGCTCGGGTAAGTTCTGTACTGCTGTTTTATATAACAGTACTCTTCCACCTACTCAAGTTAGCTATCACAGGGCCATTTGGAGTAGTCTCAACTTTCCAAAGCATCGATTTATGCTTTGGCAAGTAGTGAATTCTCAACTGTTAACGAAAGACAACTTTAGTAAATTTCACATTGTCTTAGATTCAATACTTTGCCCTGTTTGTGGAGTCCAGCCTGAAACTCATTAGCACTTATTTTTTAACTGTTGCCTTTCTCGACGAGTGGTGGAGCTAGTGTTCAAGTGGCTGGGTTTCAGAGGTTGGCCGGTGGATTTCAATGGTTGGTTAACTTGGATTTCCCTGAAAGCTTCTGGCATTGTGAGACTTATTAGCATAGCAGTTATTGCAGCAACATGCTATTGTATTTGGCTGAATAGAAATAGGTGTGTATTTGAGGGCTATTCCAAATCTGATTCTTTGATTGCTTTTGATGTAAAGACTATAGTGATCTACAGATTATTCAttgttaaaaatagaaaaatgtctAGACAAGAGAGAGACTTTATACATAGATTAACATGTAATTAGTTCCTGTGTTTTTTGGTTCTGGAGGAGCAGCTTGCTGCTTCTCTTGGAGCGGTTTTAGTGAGGTGAGGGTGTATTTTGCTGGTTGATTAATGAAGTaattttcttcttgatcaaaaaaaaaaaaagaaaaaactatcatctttttcacaaaaactgaaaccttttctctctagcctataattaaaagtctcatgtgttgagaatacttttgattcacaaaattgatctttattctctatgtgtccacccacatcttgaggtgtagagaacgtcttggaagatccaggtgtgagtactctagcaaggATAAGAAGATCAAAAtacatacgaaaagattcaaggattcttgctaggctacaagaggtaaatcgtttcgtattatttttcatatacatattatgtatattgattaacatattacatattaaaatatcctcatataaagttgtttatatgaaatattttGTTGTATACAATTGCCGCAACTTCCGTTGCACACTAGGaatcgttcctaacaattggtaccagagccatctttaatccctgcatatgttaattattgtgtgggtatcatatgcaattttatattatgtgtaatatatgaatggatggatgtttgtgTATGAATCGTTTAagttcttaagggttggttttcatggtgtttttgggttaggaatagttcttaaattttctagatatacaaaaattgtaagccattttggggcataggaattttgtaatttattttttaaattctgaAAAATTCTGTAATGGCCCATTCCCCGAGCACAAATCCCAAGGTCCGAGCCGCTACCCTTGCAGCCGTGTGCACGCCTGCGTGCCCAGTCACCTTCGCGCCCTACGCGCCAAGCGACCCATACGCGCCCTGCACCTCGTGCACCTGCACCCGCCTCCAGCCGCAACCCAACCATGGACACACCCATTAGAGTTTGTATCGATGTATAATTATCCATTTGGGCATGTttaagcccaatataattaaaattgttttaattatatat
It encodes the following:
- the LOC133814656 gene encoding uncharacterized protein LOC133814656, which translates into the protein MDSCNIGSWNVRGLNNKDKQDSVLEFCNVNKIGVGGLLETKLKGNKVQELMNKKFANWDFFNSSTVEGRLLIIWRKGFVRVIVIAESSQHVHCVVKMADRKTLWQNLVQLKFPVSSWLILGDFNSVFNVDDRNGRNPITQNEMVDSNQWLAQNHVEALKIHEWRDHFPNTAARFSWEVISDHCSCVVSATATEAIGIKPFRYYNFWADHHDFKTIVEQNWKRPMATRGLKGVYLKLMRVKHCLKKFNHEVIGDIGKSYQEAKACYSEAKYQAQSHPRDMNYQDQEAIAAANFDTQEKMYHKFLRQRSKITWLQKGDSNTSYFHACLKKRKMENRIKTFITDQGGEICAAISNFFETGLMPPEFHNTMISLIPKQENPAKAIDYRPITCCSTIYKCISKLLCSRLATDLPSLVHQGAFVQGRSIAHNVMILQDILKNYRRKNTSPRCTIKIDISKAYDTVDWNFVEDLLNALNIPGRFVQLVMICIKSSSYSLLMNGRIQGGFQGVKGLRQGDPLSPLIFVLIMDYLTRSLLHAAQDSKFRYHPLCKSLKLINLCFADDLILLSKGSKQSIKVLKEVLDGFSNTIGLHVNVNKSQIFFGGVDPREKGEIIRDLGLAEGAFPLKYLGVPLRPTKWKAEDCGIIIKKIKMRLHTWGSRHLSFAGKIQLIHSILLGLRNYWMSTFILPQSVSKEIEKLCRGFLWGMNGNRRRIHVASWEKFCLPKPYGGLGFKEGTKWNQTILAKYILAINEKRDLLWVKWVNSVYLKGVSIWSYELKLDTSWYWRKLCRLRQKFSISEILKAGMESTNVFDLYSTPEAAAAAPPSKKKASKRHARESSKEPQPKKVRNAGLSKDGPSATVTPPSPHEQQTPSVVTRLTPSLAALSDQTQQEAPASTGNLMVGRSFKLIKERLTKITKHDRCRVAMAAMETMGVDPILNRALNEFTSAMLTLTAGRIRLGAVTEEARTSDQRHEDELKAAKARHADQLAVVTTEKA